The Tenacibaculum jejuense genome includes a window with the following:
- a CDS encoding energy transducer TonB family protein, producing the protein MQVFDTIHKRKSAIITAILLLLILLMMYGFGMRYMDPPVEYGVSINYGDSNVGSGEPVEKVKATQPKAEEVQEEKVEEQIEKVEEQPKEEIAEEVITDDTTKEDVPVVEKNEEKKESVKEVKEVKEEKPKEKPKPKPSKAATDALNSLLKGSSPDGEVKKGEGDDAQTGVKGDKKGDPDSNKYYGEAGGGSGGNYNLAGRKALSKPVQKPDCEEEGTVVVSIEVNKDGSVIKASPGARGTTNSAPCLFKAAKEAALKTKWNPDGNAPKKQKGTIIYKFSLSK; encoded by the coding sequence ATGCAAGTATTTGATACAATACATAAAAGAAAGTCTGCTATAATTACAGCAATACTTTTACTGTTGATACTTCTAATGATGTATGGTTTTGGTATGCGTTATATGGATCCACCAGTTGAATACGGAGTGTCTATCAATTATGGAGATTCTAATGTCGGAAGTGGAGAACCTGTTGAAAAGGTAAAAGCTACGCAACCTAAAGCTGAAGAAGTTCAAGAGGAAAAGGTTGAGGAACAAATTGAAAAAGTGGAAGAGCAACCTAAAGAAGAAATAGCTGAAGAGGTAATAACAGATGACACTACTAAAGAAGATGTTCCTGTTGTAGAAAAGAATGAAGAAAAAAAGGAATCTGTTAAAGAAGTTAAGGAGGTTAAAGAAGAAAAACCAAAAGAGAAGCCAAAGCCAAAACCATCTAAAGCTGCAACAGATGCTTTAAATAGTTTATTAAAAGGAAGTTCACCAGATGGAGAAGTGAAAAAAGGAGAAGGGGATGATGCTCAAACTGGAGTAAAAGGTGATAAAAAAGGTGATCCTGATTCTAATAAATATTATGGAGAAGCTGGAGGAGGTTCAGGAGGTAATTATAATTTAGCAGGAAGAAAAGCTTTGTCTAAACCCGTGCAAAAACCAGATTGTGAAGAAGAAGGTACTGTAGTGGTAAGTATAGAAGTTAATAAAGATGGAAGTGTAATCAAAGCTTCACCTGGAGCAAGAGGAACAACTAATTCTGCCCCATGTTTATTTAAAGCAGCTAAAGAAGCAGCGTTAAAAACAAAATGGAATCCTGATGGGAATGCTCCAAAAAAGCAAAAAGGAACCATTATTTACAAATTCTCATTATCAAAGTAG
- a CDS encoding Glu/Leu/Phe/Val dehydrogenase dimerization domain-containing protein: MKELLKKYEEKQPEIVFNWKDPETDAEGWTVINSLRGGAAGGGTRMRKGLDKYEVMSLAKTMEVKFTVSGPAIGGAKSGINFDPRDPRKEGVLRRWYKAVAPLLKNYYGTGGDLNVDEIHEVIPITEDCGVWHPQEGVFNGHFKPTEADKINRIGQLRHGVIKVIESEDFSPDITKKYTVADMITGYGVAEAVKHYYDIYGGDVQGKRAVIQGFGNVGSAAAYYLAQMGAKVVGIIDRAGGVINEEGFTFEEIKELFLNKDGNTLVAENMIPFEEMNARVWNLPCEIFAPCAASRLITQKQIDQMINTGLEVISCGANVPFADKEIFFGPIMENTDKKVSLIPDFISNCGMARVFAYFMEKRVAMDDEAIFSDTSTIIKNALQKAHANNPLKTNISETAFEIALKELI; encoded by the coding sequence ATGAAAGAATTATTAAAAAAATACGAAGAGAAGCAACCAGAAATAGTTTTTAATTGGAAAGATCCAGAAACAGATGCTGAAGGTTGGACAGTAATAAACTCATTGAGAGGTGGAGCAGCAGGAGGTGGAACCAGAATGCGTAAAGGGTTAGATAAATATGAGGTAATGTCACTTGCCAAAACAATGGAAGTGAAATTTACTGTTTCGGGTCCAGCTATTGGTGGTGCAAAGTCAGGAATTAATTTCGATCCTAGAGATCCTAGAAAAGAAGGTGTGTTAAGAAGATGGTATAAAGCAGTAGCGCCATTATTAAAAAATTATTACGGAACAGGTGGAGATTTAAATGTAGATGAAATTCACGAAGTAATTCCAATTACAGAAGATTGTGGTGTTTGGCACCCGCAAGAAGGAGTTTTTAATGGTCATTTTAAACCAACAGAAGCTGATAAAATCAATAGAATTGGTCAGTTACGCCACGGTGTAATTAAAGTTATTGAAAGTGAGGATTTTTCACCAGATATCACAAAGAAGTATACTGTTGCTGATATGATTACAGGCTACGGAGTTGCTGAAGCTGTAAAGCATTATTATGATATTTATGGTGGAGATGTGCAAGGAAAAAGAGCAGTAATACAAGGATTTGGAAACGTAGGTTCTGCAGCAGCTTATTACTTAGCACAAATGGGAGCTAAAGTAGTTGGAATTATAGATAGAGCTGGAGGAGTAATTAATGAAGAAGGTTTTACGTTTGAAGAAATTAAAGAATTATTCTTGAATAAAGATGGAAATACTTTAGTTGCTGAAAACATGATACCTTTTGAAGAAATGAATGCTAGAGTATGGAATTTACCTTGTGAAATTTTTGCTCCTTGTGCGGCTTCAAGATTAATTACTCAAAAGCAAATTGACCAAATGATTAATACTGGTTTAGAAGTTATTTCATGTGGTGCCAATGTTCCATTTGCAGATAAAGAAATTTTCTTTGGACCAATAATGGAAAATACAGATAAAAAGGTAAGTTTAATTCCAGATTTTATTTCAAATTGTGGAATGGCAAGAGTGTTTGCTTACTTTATGGAGAAAAGAGTTGCAATGGATGATGAAGCTATTTTTAGTGATACATCAACAATAATAAAAAATGCTTTACAAAAAGCACATGCTAATAATCCCTTAAAAACAAATATTAGCGAAACGGCGTTTGAGATCGCCCTCAAGGAATTAATTTAA
- a CDS encoding bifunctional folylpolyglutamate synthase/dihydrofolate synthase translates to MTYEETVNWMFNQLPMYQSQGKTAYKEDLSNIIKLSNHLGNPENKFKSIHVGGTNGKGSTSHMVASILQEAGYKVGLYTSPHLKSFTERIRINGKEIQEHNVVDFITKNKSFFEENYLSFFEMTVGMAFEYFSEENVDIAVIEVGLGGRLDSTNIITPEVSVITNIGLDHVQILGDTVQKIAVEKAGIIKKGIPVVIGERDVDTENVFINKAQELFSEIVFASDSKEIRHKTDLLGSYQQKNMKTAVTAIAKLSCFRVNEEQIQKGLSNVVYNTNLKGRWQILQESPKVICDTAHNKEGLTYVLKQLQEENYKRLHIVLGVVSDKNLDEILPMFPAEATYYFCKPNIPRGLSERELRNRAQMYRLEGEYYGSVQDAYNESLNCFSDEDLIFVGGSTFTVAEIL, encoded by the coding sequence ATGACATATGAAGAAACGGTAAATTGGATGTTTAATCAATTACCAATGTACCAGAGTCAGGGAAAAACTGCCTATAAAGAAGATTTATCTAATATTATTAAATTATCTAACCACCTAGGTAATCCAGAAAATAAGTTCAAGTCCATTCATGTAGGAGGAACTAATGGAAAGGGATCTACGAGTCATATGGTTGCTTCAATTTTACAGGAAGCAGGTTATAAAGTTGGATTATATACTTCGCCTCATTTAAAAAGTTTTACTGAAAGAATTAGAATTAACGGGAAAGAGATTCAAGAACATAATGTTGTCGATTTTATAACAAAGAACAAAAGTTTTTTTGAAGAAAATTACTTGTCTTTTTTTGAAATGACAGTAGGAATGGCTTTCGAATATTTTTCTGAAGAAAATGTTGATATTGCTGTTATTGAAGTTGGACTAGGAGGGCGTTTAGATTCTACAAACATTATAACTCCTGAAGTTTCTGTAATTACTAATATAGGATTAGATCATGTGCAGATTTTAGGAGATACAGTTCAGAAAATAGCTGTTGAGAAAGCAGGAATCATTAAAAAAGGAATTCCTGTAGTTATTGGAGAAAGAGATGTAGATACAGAAAATGTTTTTATCAATAAAGCACAAGAGTTATTTTCTGAAATTGTATTTGCTTCAGATAGTAAAGAAATTCGTCATAAAACAGATTTACTGGGATCGTATCAACAGAAAAACATGAAAACAGCAGTTACAGCTATTGCTAAACTTTCTTGTTTTAGAGTAAATGAAGAACAGATACAAAAAGGGTTAAGTAATGTGGTTTACAATACAAACTTAAAAGGAAGATGGCAGATTTTACAAGAATCTCCAAAAGTAATTTGTGATACAGCTCATAATAAAGAAGGGCTTACTTATGTATTAAAACAACTTCAAGAAGAAAATTATAAGAGATTACATATTGTTTTAGGAGTAGTTTCTGATAAAAACTTAGATGAAATTCTACCAATGTTTCCAGCTGAAGCAACTTATTATTTTTGTAAACCAAATATTCCAAGAGGACTTTCAGAAAGAGAGTTAAGAAATAGAGCACAAATGTATAGATTAGAAGGAGAATATTATGGTTCTGTTCAAGATGCTTACAATGAGTCTCTTAATTGTTTTTCAGATGAAGATCTCATATTTGTTGGTGGGAGTACTTTTACAGTAGCTGAAATTTTATAG
- a CDS encoding acyl-CoA dehydrogenase, whose translation MDFNLTEEHLMIRDAARDFAQNELLPGVIERDEKQQFPDELVRKMGELGFMGVMVDPKYGGSGMDTISYVLIMEELSKIDASASVMVSVNNSLVCYGLEAYGTEKQKQKYLTKLATGEQIGAFCLSEPEAGSDATSQATTAEDKGDYYLLNGTKNWITNGGRSDVYLVIAQTDRAKGHRGINAFIVEKGMEGFHIGPKEDKLGIRGSDTHTLQFNDVKVPKENRIGEDGFGFKFAMKTLSGGRIGIAAQALGIASGAYELALKYSKERKAFGTEICNHQAIAFKLADMYTEITAARHLVMQSACDKDNGNNYDRSGAMAKLYASKVAMEQTVEAVQIHGGNGFVKEYHVERLMRDAKITQIYEGTSEIQKIVISRSLIKE comes from the coding sequence ATGGATTTTAATCTGACAGAGGAGCATTTAATGATTCGAGACGCAGCTCGTGATTTTGCTCAAAATGAATTATTACCAGGTGTTATTGAGAGAGATGAAAAACAACAATTTCCTGATGAATTAGTGAGAAAAATGGGTGAACTCGGCTTTATGGGAGTTATGGTAGATCCTAAATATGGAGGTAGTGGAATGGATACTATTTCTTACGTACTGATTATGGAGGAGTTATCTAAAATTGATGCTTCTGCTTCTGTAATGGTTTCTGTTAATAATTCACTTGTTTGTTATGGATTAGAAGCTTATGGTACTGAAAAACAAAAGCAAAAATATTTAACAAAATTAGCGACTGGTGAACAAATCGGTGCTTTTTGTTTAAGTGAACCTGAAGCAGGATCTGATGCTACGTCTCAAGCAACTACTGCTGAAGATAAAGGTGATTATTATTTATTAAATGGAACTAAAAACTGGATTACTAACGGTGGACGTTCTGATGTGTATTTAGTAATTGCTCAAACTGATAGAGCTAAAGGTCATAGAGGAATTAATGCTTTTATCGTTGAAAAAGGTATGGAAGGTTTCCATATTGGTCCTAAAGAAGATAAATTAGGGATTCGTGGCTCTGATACACATACTTTACAATTCAATGATGTAAAAGTTCCTAAAGAAAATAGAATTGGAGAAGATGGTTTCGGATTTAAATTCGCTATGAAAACTTTATCTGGTGGACGTATTGGGATTGCTGCTCAAGCTTTAGGTATTGCATCTGGTGCTTATGAATTAGCTTTAAAATATTCTAAAGAGCGTAAAGCTTTTGGTACTGAAATTTGTAACCACCAAGCTATTGCTTTCAAATTAGCTGATATGTATACAGAAATCACTGCTGCTCGTCATTTAGTAATGCAATCTGCATGTGATAAAGACAATGGCAATAATTATGATCGTTCTGGAGCTATGGCTAAATTATATGCTTCTAAAGTAGCTATGGAACAAACTGTTGAAGCTGTTCAAATTCACGGTGGAAATGGATTCGTAAAAGAATATCATGTTGAGCGTTTAATGCGTGATGCAAAAATTACACAGATTTATGAAGGAACTTCTGAAATTCAAAAAATAGTAATTTCTAGAAGCTTGATTAAAGAGTAG
- a CDS encoding MotA/TolQ/ExbB proton channel family protein, producing the protein MLLFIQEAAEQVLEEASQEKTLSIIQLIKDGGPGGQIIIAILFVLLGVALYIYFERFFAVKSASQEDSNFMNQIRDFVLNGNLDSAKALCESTNTPSSRLVGKGISRIGKPLDDINTAIENAGKLEVYKLEKNVSVLATIAGAAPMIGFLGTVIGMIVAIHEIANSGGQIDIKMLSDGLYTAMTTTVAGLIVGIVAYIAYNHLVVRTDKVVYQMEAKSVEFLDLLNEPV; encoded by the coding sequence ATGTTATTATTTATTCAGGAAGCTGCTGAGCAAGTATTAGAAGAAGCATCACAAGAAAAAACATTATCAATTATTCAGTTAATAAAAGATGGAGGGCCAGGAGGGCAGATTATAATAGCCATTCTTTTTGTCTTGTTAGGAGTTGCGCTTTACATTTATTTTGAACGTTTTTTTGCTGTAAAATCTGCTTCTCAAGAAGATAGTAATTTTATGAATCAGATAAGAGATTTTGTTTTAAATGGAAATCTAGATTCAGCTAAAGCATTATGCGAAAGTACAAACACACCATCTTCTAGGTTAGTCGGAAAAGGAATTTCTAGAATAGGAAAACCTTTAGATGATATTAATACTGCAATCGAAAATGCAGGTAAGTTAGAAGTATATAAATTAGAAAAAAATGTATCTGTATTAGCAACAATTGCTGGTGCAGCTCCAATGATTGGTTTCTTAGGAACTGTAATAGGTATGATTGTAGCTATCCATGAGATTGCAAATTCTGGAGGTCAGATAGATATTAAAATGTTATCAGATGGTTTATATACAGCCATGACAACTACAGTAGCAGGTTTAATAGTCGGTATTGTGGCTTATATAGCATATAATCATTTGGTTGTAAGAACAGATAAAGTTGTATATCAAATGGAGGCAAAATCTGTAGAGTTTTTAGATTTATTAAATGAACCAGTGTAA
- a CDS encoding anhydro-N-acetylmuramic acid kinase — MQNEFRYAIGLMSGTSLDGLDLVYVKFNNFDYKDFQIIHAETRAYNKDWKHILSDAITLSTEELNKINDDYGLYLGRCVNEFIEKFRINNLDFIASHGHTVFHQPDKGITLQIGNGKKIAEMTNIKVVCDFRAQDVNLGGQGAPLVPIGDELLFEEYDYCLNLGGFANVSYKSKNERIAFDICPVNIVLNYYTKKIGLDYDKNGNIARSGKVNSDLLVKLNALEFYKKQPPKSLGLEWVKSEIFPLINNLETNIPTILKTFVKHSTFQISEVIKNSNKVLITGGGAFNTYFIQEVERNINKKINMAPELLIEYKEALIFAFLGLLKLKNEVNCLKSVTGASKDHATGVIFNPKNRQS; from the coding sequence ATGCAGAATGAGTTTAGATACGCAATAGGATTAATGTCGGGCACATCACTCGACGGTTTGGATTTAGTTTACGTGAAATTCAACAACTTCGATTATAAAGATTTTCAAATTATACATGCAGAAACTAGAGCTTATAATAAAGATTGGAAACATATTTTATCTGATGCTATAACATTAAGTACGGAAGAACTTAACAAAATAAATGATGATTATGGACTGTATTTAGGGAGATGTGTTAATGAATTTATTGAAAAATTTAGGATTAATAATCTAGATTTCATTGCTTCTCACGGGCATACAGTTTTTCATCAGCCTGATAAAGGAATTACATTACAGATTGGTAATGGAAAGAAAATAGCAGAAATGACAAACATAAAAGTTGTTTGTGATTTTAGAGCACAAGATGTTAATCTGGGAGGACAAGGTGCGCCTTTAGTTCCTATTGGTGACGAATTGTTATTTGAAGAATACGATTATTGTTTGAATCTAGGAGGCTTTGCAAATGTTTCCTACAAATCTAAAAATGAAAGGATTGCTTTTGATATTTGTCCTGTCAATATTGTGTTAAACTATTACACAAAAAAAATAGGCTTAGACTATGATAAAAACGGAAACATAGCAAGATCAGGTAAAGTAAATAGTGATTTATTAGTTAAACTAAATGCTTTAGAGTTTTATAAAAAACAGCCTCCTAAATCTTTAGGTTTAGAATGGGTGAAAAGTGAAATCTTTCCATTAATTAACAATTTGGAAACAAATATTCCTACAATTTTAAAAACATTTGTAAAACATAGTACATTTCAAATAAGTGAAGTGATTAAAAACTCAAATAAAGTTTTAATTACAGGTGGTGGAGCATTTAATACTTATTTTATACAAGAAGTTGAACGTAATATAAATAAGAAGATAAATATGGCTCCAGAGCTCTTGATAGAATACAAGGAAGCTTTAATATTTGCTTTTCTTGGATTATTGAAACTTAAAAATGAAGTGAATTGTTTAAAATCTGTAACAGGAGCCTCTAAAGATCATGCAACAGGAGTGATTTTTAATCCTAAAAATCGCCAATCATAA
- a CDS encoding acyltransferase, producing MLNYFAHHTAIIDQGAKIGNGTKIWHFSHIMPNSQIGEECNLGQNVVVSPNVVLGNNVKVQNNVSVYTGVVCEDDVFLGPSMVFTNVINPRSAINRKTEFKQTIVKKGATIGANATVICGNMIGEYALIGAGAVVTKNVLPYSLVVGNPSKHIGWVSEYGHRLVFDQDGFAICDESKQVYQIQQNEVKRVK from the coding sequence ATGTTGAATTATTTTGCGCATCATACTGCTATAATCGATCAAGGAGCCAAGATTGGTAACGGAACTAAAATCTGGCATTTTTCACATATTATGCCTAATTCACAAATAGGAGAAGAATGTAATTTAGGTCAGAATGTAGTGGTCTCGCCAAACGTAGTTTTGGGAAATAATGTAAAAGTACAGAATAATGTTTCTGTTTACACTGGAGTAGTTTGTGAAGATGATGTCTTTTTAGGTCCATCAATGGTTTTTACAAATGTGATTAATCCTAGGAGTGCAATTAACAGAAAGACTGAATTTAAGCAAACTATAGTTAAAAAAGGAGCTACTATTGGCGCCAATGCAACAGTAATTTGTGGGAATATGATAGGTGAGTATGCTTTAATTGGAGCCGGAGCAGTAGTTACAAAAAATGTTTTACCTTATTCTTTAGTTGTGGGTAATCCTTCAAAACACATTGGATGGGTAAGCGAATATGGGCATAGATTAGTATTTGATCAAGATGGTTTTGCTATTTGTGATGAAAGTAAGCAAGTATATCAGATACAGCAAAATGAAGTTAAAAGAGTAAAGTAA
- a CDS encoding ExbD/TolR family protein, producing the protein MNLRGRNKVNPNFNMSSMTDIVFLLLIFFMLTSTLVTVSAIDVLLPKAGGKTENQTSIAVTITKDSDFYIDKSKVSSNSLEQELLNKVGVNKEKTVVIRGDQNVPYKNVMQVIDIANRNKLKMILAVKGR; encoded by the coding sequence ATGAATTTAAGAGGAAGAAATAAAGTAAATCCAAACTTTAATATGTCTTCAATGACAGACATAGTTTTTCTACTGTTAATATTTTTTATGTTAACATCTACATTAGTAACTGTAAGTGCTATAGATGTATTATTGCCAAAAGCAGGTGGAAAAACAGAGAACCAAACTTCAATAGCTGTTACCATTACAAAAGATTCAGATTTTTATATAGATAAATCAAAAGTTTCTTCAAACAGTTTGGAACAAGAATTGTTAAATAAAGTAGGTGTAAATAAAGAAAAAACAGTTGTAATCAGAGGAGATCAAAATGTTCCATATAAAAATGTAATGCAGGTAATAGACATTGCAAACAGGAATAAATTGAAGATGATCTTAGCTGTTAAAGGAAGATAA
- the nhaB gene encoding sodium/proton antiporter NhaB has translation MLKYFLGNSPKWFKLTMVGFLVLNTVLYFLLPIFMENHLAHSIVAWLFIGEFIFTLAMALKCYPLQSGGLLAIQALVLGLTTPKSAYHEVDQNLEVVLLLVFMVAGIYFMKPLLMYIFSKVFTKIKSKLILSLLFVFLAAVLSAFLDALTVTAVLISVAVGFYGVYHRIASSSADYDNDGTLDRKELSGDTLEQFRSFLRSLIMHGVVGTALGGVCTLVGEPQNLLIGERLGWNFVDFFIQMAPITIPVLLAGLLTTVVLETTGWFGFGAKLPKVAAEIIESYTIEEDNKRTDGEKYGLIVQGVSAILLIAGLALHIAPVGFIGLGLIIVQTAFMGIIDEHKLGHAFEEALPFTGLLVVFFVIVAMIHDQHLFSPIIKWALDQDPATQPGLFYIANGFLSAISDNVFVATVYIGEVENAFKSGAITREHFEKLAVAINTGTNLPSVATPNGQAAFLFLLTSSLAPLINLSYGKMVKMALPYTIVLGVLGYVLVKVML, from the coding sequence ATGTTAAAATACTTTTTAGGAAATAGCCCAAAGTGGTTCAAGTTAACCATGGTAGGTTTTTTAGTTTTAAATACTGTTCTGTATTTCCTATTGCCAATTTTTATGGAGAACCATTTAGCGCACAGTATTGTGGCTTGGCTTTTTATAGGCGAATTCATTTTTACTTTAGCAATGGCATTAAAATGTTATCCTTTACAATCTGGAGGATTACTAGCAATACAAGCTTTAGTTTTAGGGTTAACAACTCCCAAAAGTGCGTACCATGAAGTTGATCAAAACTTAGAAGTAGTTTTACTTTTAGTGTTTATGGTGGCAGGTATTTACTTTATGAAGCCCTTACTGATGTATATTTTTAGTAAGGTATTCACAAAAATTAAATCAAAGCTAATTCTATCCTTATTATTTGTATTTCTAGCGGCAGTGTTATCAGCATTTTTAGATGCTTTAACTGTAACTGCTGTGTTAATTAGTGTAGCTGTAGGTTTCTATGGAGTATATCATAGAATAGCATCAAGTTCAGCAGATTATGATAATGACGGAACATTAGATCGAAAAGAATTAAGTGGCGATACATTAGAGCAATTTAGAAGTTTCCTAAGAAGTTTAATTATGCATGGTGTAGTTGGTACTGCTCTTGGAGGAGTTTGTACTTTAGTTGGTGAACCTCAGAATTTACTGATTGGAGAAAGATTAGGATGGAATTTTGTAGACTTTTTCATACAAATGGCACCTATAACAATTCCTGTGTTGTTAGCAGGTTTACTAACTACAGTTGTACTTGAAACTACAGGTTGGTTTGGTTTTGGAGCAAAACTACCTAAAGTTGCTGCAGAAATTATAGAAAGCTACACCATAGAAGAAGATAATAAAAGAACAGATGGAGAAAAGTATGGATTAATTGTACAAGGTGTTTCTGCAATTTTATTAATAGCTGGTTTGGCTTTACATATTGCACCAGTAGGTTTTATTGGGTTAGGATTAATTATAGTTCAAACTGCTTTTATGGGAATTATCGATGAACATAAACTAGGGCATGCTTTTGAAGAAGCGTTACCTTTTACAGGTTTATTAGTAGTATTCTTTGTAATTGTAGCGATGATTCACGATCAGCATTTATTTAGTCCAATTATTAAATGGGCTTTAGATCAAGATCCAGCAACTCAACCAGGATTATTTTACATCGCTAACGGATTCTTATCAGCGATAAGTGATAATGTTTTTGTAGCAACAGTATATATTGGAGAAGTAGAAAATGCATTTAAAAGTGGTGCAATTACCAGAGAGCATTTTGAAAAATTAGCTGTAGCAATTAATACAGGAACAAATTTACCAAGTGTGGCTACTCCAAACGGACAAGCAGCTTTCTTATTCTTACTAACATCTTCATTAGCACCGTTGATTAATTTATCTTATGGAAAGATGGTGAAAATGGCACTTCCTTACACTATCGTTTTAGGTGTATTAGGTTATGTTTTAGTAAAGGTTATGCTGTAA
- a CDS encoding ParA family protein, producing MGKIISICNQKGGVGKTTTCVNLSAALGVLEKKVLVIDTDPQANASVSFGFGADQLNNPALEYMDFTSVIKNNIIKTNAPNVCLFPFFEDLNFFEKSSVVSKFQKALQKIKHSYDYILIDCVPFFKAKNLEILATSDAVLIPVQCDYYALEGLHKFLKTVRFVQKKMNEKLHIEGFLLTMYDKRLNLSNKVVDYVRSYFKDLVFNTLIERNSKITQAPSFGQSVIEFDATCVGAQCYLQLASEILVRNKDVKEVMLNNEVETTFNSRTFSSVSSEETKSDVLYGKILDSFKNSSEHQSFSFLNNFDELLSLKKKTVEKIMGSCYKNHFGNTWVYKINSSNLFKKKYLHIHFDNGTVSHYTTKWFSR from the coding sequence ATGGGAAAAATTATTTCTATTTGTAATCAGAAAGGAGGCGTAGGTAAAACAACTACCTGTGTAAATTTATCTGCTGCATTGGGAGTTCTTGAGAAAAAAGTATTGGTAATAGATACAGATCCACAAGCAAATGCTTCGGTTTCATTTGGTTTCGGAGCAGATCAACTTAATAATCCTGCTCTCGAGTATATGGATTTTACATCTGTTATTAAAAACAATATTATAAAAACAAATGCTCCAAACGTTTGTTTATTTCCTTTTTTTGAAGATTTAAACTTTTTTGAGAAGTCTTCTGTAGTATCAAAATTTCAAAAAGCATTACAGAAAATAAAACATTCTTATGATTATATTCTAATTGATTGTGTTCCTTTTTTTAAAGCGAAAAATTTAGAAATATTAGCTACTTCAGATGCCGTTCTTATTCCTGTTCAATGTGATTATTATGCATTAGAAGGCTTACACAAGTTTTTGAAAACTGTACGCTTTGTACAAAAGAAAATGAATGAAAAGTTACATATAGAAGGTTTTCTACTTACAATGTATGATAAACGATTAAACCTTTCTAACAAAGTTGTTGACTATGTGCGTAGTTATTTTAAAGATCTTGTTTTTAATACATTAATAGAACGTAATTCTAAAATTACTCAAGCGCCAAGTTTTGGTCAGAGTGTTATCGAGTTTGATGCTACTTGTGTTGGAGCGCAATGTTATTTACAGTTAGCGAGTGAGATTTTAGTGAGAAACAAAGATGTTAAAGAAGTTATGTTAAATAATGAAGTAGAAACAACATTTAATTCAAGAACGTTTAGTAGTGTTTCTTCCGAAGAGACTAAAAGTGATGTTTTGTATGGGAAGATTTTAGATAGCTTTAAAAATTCTTCTGAACATCAATCATTTTCTTTTTTAAATAATTTTGATGAGCTACTAAGTTTAAAGAAGAAAACCGTTGAAAAGATTATGGGTTCATGTTATAAAAATCACTTTGGTAATACTTGGGTATATAAAATAAACAGTTCGAATCTTTTTAAGAAAAAGTACCTTCATATACATTTCGATAATGGTACTGTATCTCACTATACAACGAAATGGTTTAGTCGTTAA